The following proteins are encoded in a genomic region of Natronorubrum halophilum:
- the glpA gene encoding anaerobic glycerol-3-phosphate dehydrogenase subunit GlpA, translating to MADDTEVLVLGGGSTGCGIARDLAMRGLEVTLVERGNLTDGTTGRMHGLLHSGGRYAVSDQASATECIEENEILRDIAGHCVEMTGGLFVQRPEDSNDYFREKLEGCRECGIPARVLSGREARDVEPYLAKDVKRAIEVPDGAVDPFRLCVANAIDAENHGARVETHAEVVDLLRDGDDIYGVKVRHESGPGKHMHAAAAGTEEITADYVVNATGAWAGQIGAMADLEVEVRPSKGVMTIMNVRQVDTVINRCRPKGDADIVVPHETTAILGTTDEEVSDPDDYPEDGWEVDQMIDTLSELVPILEEARTIRSFWGVRPLYEPPGTGTQDPTDITRDFFLLDHDDRDGVTGMSSIVGGKFTTYRAMAEEISDHVCEKLGVSASCATADEPLPGSENIETLEAGMDDFGLRSPIARRSKQRLGSRASEVLETDAANPVICQCEGVTRAEICDAISQSGSDLNAVRIRTRASMGNCQGGFCCQTMANELHPEYDEETVRAALDELFQERWKGERHALWGEQLSQAMLNYALHATTMNRDRDPANAGESNSLEYAAFDGGRSTTEPRADGGR from the coding sequence ATGGCAGACGACACAGAGGTCCTCGTCCTCGGGGGCGGTTCGACGGGCTGTGGTATCGCCAGAGACCTGGCGATGCGCGGCCTCGAGGTAACTCTCGTCGAACGGGGCAATCTGACGGATGGGACGACCGGTCGTATGCATGGGCTCTTACACAGCGGCGGCCGCTACGCCGTGTCAGACCAGGCCAGTGCGACCGAGTGCATCGAGGAGAACGAAATTCTGCGGGATATTGCGGGCCACTGCGTCGAGATGACCGGCGGGTTGTTCGTCCAGCGGCCCGAGGATTCGAACGACTACTTCCGGGAGAAACTCGAGGGCTGCCGCGAGTGCGGAATTCCCGCGCGCGTCCTCTCGGGGCGGGAGGCCCGCGACGTCGAGCCCTACCTCGCGAAAGACGTGAAACGAGCGATCGAGGTACCCGACGGCGCGGTCGATCCGTTCCGGCTCTGCGTCGCGAACGCGATCGACGCCGAGAACCACGGTGCGCGCGTCGAGACGCACGCCGAGGTGGTCGATCTCCTGCGCGACGGCGACGATATCTACGGCGTGAAGGTGCGCCACGAGTCCGGACCGGGCAAGCACATGCACGCGGCGGCCGCCGGAACGGAGGAGATCACGGCCGACTACGTCGTCAACGCGACGGGCGCGTGGGCCGGACAGATCGGTGCGATGGCGGACCTCGAGGTCGAGGTTCGTCCCTCGAAGGGCGTCATGACGATCATGAACGTCCGGCAGGTCGACACCGTCATCAACCGCTGTCGGCCGAAAGGTGACGCCGACATCGTCGTTCCCCACGAGACGACGGCGATCCTCGGCACGACCGACGAGGAGGTGTCGGACCCGGACGACTACCCCGAGGACGGCTGGGAGGTCGACCAGATGATCGACACCCTCTCCGAACTCGTCCCGATCCTCGAGGAGGCCCGGACGATCCGCTCGTTCTGGGGCGTTCGCCCGCTGTACGAACCGCCGGGAACCGGCACGCAGGACCCGACGGATATCACTCGGGATTTCTTCCTGTTGGATCACGACGACCGCGACGGTGTCACCGGGATGTCCAGCATCGTCGGCGGCAAGTTCACCACCTATCGAGCGATGGCCGAGGAGATTTCGGATCACGTCTGTGAAAAGCTGGGCGTGAGCGCGTCGTGTGCGACGGCCGACGAGCCGTTACCCGGAAGCGAGAACATCGAGACGCTCGAGGCAGGCATGGACGACTTCGGGCTTCGGTCGCCCATCGCCCGCCGGAGTAAACAGCGCCTCGGGAGCCGAGCGAGCGAGGTGCTCGAGACGGACGCGGCGAATCCCGTCATCTGCCAGTGCGAAGGCGTCACGCGGGCGGAAATCTGCGACGCGATCTCCCAGTCGGGATCGGACTTGAACGCGGTACGGATTCGGACGCGCGCGTCGATGGGGAACTGCCAGGGCGGCTTTTGCTGTCAGACCATGGCCAACGAACTCCACCCGGAGTACGACGAGGAGACGGTTCGTGCGGCCCTCGACGAACTCTTTCAGGAGCGCTGGAAGGGTGAACGCCACGCGCTGTGGGGCGAACAGCTCTCGCAGGCGATGCTCAACTACGCCCTGCACGCGACGACGATGAACCGGGACCGCGATCCGGCGAACGCGGGCGAGTCGAACTCGCTTGAGTACGCGGCGTTCGACGGCGGCCGATCGACGACGGAGCCCCGCGCCGACGGAGGGCGGTGA
- the glpB gene encoding glycerol-3-phosphate dehydrogenase subunit GlpB yields MAIEDDVLVIGGGLAGVTAALAAAEQSGRVRLVTYKQSTLRHASGLIDVLGYTPDGAGPLVDPFDALEALPEGHPYERVGVEAVREALAFFDEIAGNAYSGSHTDANALVPTHGGTVKPTARYPVSTAAGLASDPQETLLVGFETLPDFEAPLAAAHLEAAGAPFSARGVTLSFPGIARDDAKVTRYAHLLDHDESVATKAGEIGAREALAAAVEPHLENESRVGFPAILGDDRADEVRADLVAALGADVFEIPMGPPSLPGMRLEDLLYRALEDAGVRVTSGVPVIEYETHADDGDRIDHVVVDRNGTEIPYRADQYVLATGGLVGKGVRSERERVFEPIFNCHVSHATDRYDWFVEDVFGDQPYARFGLAPDRDLRPLGADGEPEFSNLRAAGAVLGGYDFAAEKSGAGVSLATGYVAGTRAGEEGER; encoded by the coding sequence ATGGCCATCGAAGACGACGTCCTCGTCATCGGCGGCGGTCTGGCCGGCGTGACCGCGGCGCTGGCCGCCGCGGAACAGAGTGGACGGGTTCGACTCGTCACGTACAAACAGAGCACGCTGCGCCACGCGAGCGGATTGATCGACGTCCTGGGGTATACGCCGGACGGAGCGGGACCGCTCGTCGACCCCTTCGACGCGCTCGAGGCGCTACCCGAGGGCCACCCCTACGAGCGCGTCGGGGTCGAGGCGGTTCGCGAGGCGCTCGCCTTTTTCGACGAGATCGCAGGCAACGCCTACAGCGGCTCCCACACGGACGCGAACGCGCTCGTTCCGACTCACGGCGGCACCGTAAAGCCGACCGCACGGTACCCCGTCTCGACGGCCGCCGGGCTGGCGAGCGATCCGCAGGAGACCCTGCTCGTGGGCTTTGAGACCCTGCCGGACTTCGAAGCCCCGCTGGCGGCCGCCCATCTCGAGGCCGCCGGCGCGCCGTTTTCGGCCCGCGGCGTCACCCTCTCGTTTCCCGGCATCGCCCGGGACGATGCGAAGGTCACGCGCTACGCGCACCTGCTCGATCACGACGAGTCCGTCGCGACGAAGGCGGGTGAGATCGGGGCGCGCGAGGCCCTGGCCGCGGCCGTCGAGCCCCACCTCGAGAACGAATCCAGAGTCGGTTTTCCCGCAATTCTGGGCGACGACCGCGCGGACGAAGTTCGGGCGGATCTCGTGGCCGCGCTCGGCGCCGACGTCTTCGAGATCCCGATGGGGCCGCCGAGCTTACCGGGGATGCGCCTCGAGGACCTGCTCTACCGTGCGCTCGAGGACGCGGGCGTCCGAGTGACGTCGGGCGTACCGGTGATCGAGTACGAAACGCACGCGGACGACGGTGACCGAATCGATCACGTCGTCGTCGACCGCAACGGCACGGAAATCCCGTATCGGGCCGATCAGTACGTCCTCGCGACGGGCGGGCTGGTCGGCAAGGGCGTCCGCTCCGAGCGCGAGCGCGTGTTCGAACCGATCTTCAACTGCCACGTATCCCACGCCACGGATCGCTACGACTGGTTCGTCGAGGACGTTTTCGGCGACCAGCCCTACGCGCGATTCGGCCTCGCACCCGACCGCGACCTCCGCCCGCTCGGTGCCGACGGCGAACCGGAGTTTTCGAACCTGCGGGCGGCGGGCGCAGTTCTGGGCGGCTACGACTTCGCGGCCGAGAAGTCCGGGGCCGGCGTCTCGCTCGCGACGGGTTACGTCGCCGGTACGCGGGCCGGCGAGGAGGGCGAGCGATGA
- a CDS encoding anaerobic glycerol-3-phosphate dehydrogenase subunit C, protein MSDAEQPTDDHVPGDDEFEPIQVFPEAEEMDLRPGADNCYKCSTCDTNCPVAEVDDEFPGPKFQGPEQWRLKRQDDQDIDDSVMKCSNCMRCDSACPSEVPLSQMHNTARGEYVEENMSKFSREYVRNRILSNYRRLAPLASAFPRTANFVMGLSVTKWMGEKTLGITSEREFPEFATETFREWWAKRGGNATSKTRAREARVARDAQVENPDKRIAYFHGCYSNYNTPEVAKALVRVYEHFGYEIMVPDQSCSGTPMFANGMLDDARRAAETNVSELRDALEDGADIVASCSSCSMSLRQEYPELFDFEGTEDVASNTWDAVEYLRVHEDLEAELEGTSVEDEEFAYHAPCHSRNQGLDGQTIEVVDAIDGIEAHDVGDSCSGISGTYGWKEEHYETSMKIGEEMFEHMDDAPAETGLTECPTCSMQMEHGTGYEIKHTLEVLEAALVGTDRGADGRRHQEAG, encoded by the coding sequence ATGAGCGACGCAGAACAACCGACCGACGACCACGTACCGGGCGACGACGAGTTCGAACCGATTCAGGTCTTCCCCGAAGCCGAGGAGATGGACCTTCGACCGGGCGCGGACAACTGCTACAAGTGTTCGACGTGCGACACGAACTGTCCCGTCGCCGAGGTCGACGACGAGTTCCCCGGGCCGAAGTTCCAGGGACCCGAACAGTGGCGGCTCAAGCGCCAGGACGACCAGGACATCGACGACTCCGTGATGAAGTGTTCGAACTGTATGCGCTGTGATAGCGCCTGCCCCTCCGAGGTCCCCCTCTCCCAGATGCACAACACGGCTCGAGGGGAGTACGTCGAGGAGAACATGAGCAAATTCTCTCGAGAGTACGTTCGAAACCGAATCCTCTCGAACTACCGGCGGCTGGCTCCGCTGGCGTCGGCGTTCCCCCGGACGGCGAACTTCGTCATGGGGCTCTCCGTGACCAAGTGGATGGGCGAGAAGACCCTCGGAATCACGAGCGAGCGGGAGTTTCCCGAGTTCGCGACGGAGACGTTCCGGGAGTGGTGGGCAAAGCGAGGTGGCAACGCCACCTCGAAAACGCGAGCGCGGGAGGCGCGAGTAGCGAGGGATGCGCAGGTCGAAAATCCCGACAAACGCATCGCCTACTTCCACGGCTGCTATTCGAACTACAACACGCCCGAAGTCGCGAAGGCGCTCGTCCGCGTCTACGAGCACTTCGGCTACGAGATCATGGTTCCCGACCAGTCCTGTTCGGGGACGCCGATGTTCGCCAACGGCATGTTAGACGACGCCCGCCGGGCCGCCGAGACGAACGTCAGCGAACTCCGGGACGCGCTCGAGGACGGGGCCGACATCGTCGCCTCGTGTAGCTCCTGTTCGATGTCGCTTCGCCAGGAGTACCCCGAACTGTTCGATTTCGAGGGAACCGAGGACGTCGCTTCGAACACCTGGGACGCCGTCGAATACCTCCGCGTTCACGAGGACTTAGAGGCCGAACTCGAGGGGACGTCGGTCGAAGACGAGGAGTTCGCCTATCACGCACCGTGTCATTCACGTAACCAGGGCCTCGATGGACAGACGATCGAAGTGGTGGACGCAATCGACGGTATCGAGGCCCACGACGTGGGCGACTCCTGTTCGGGGATCTCCGGAACGTACGGCTGGAAGGAAGAACACTACGAGACATCGATGAAGATCGGCGAGGAAATGTTCGAGCACATGGACGACGCGCCCGCCGAGACCGGCCTGACGGAGTGTCCGACCTGCTCGATGCAGATGGAACACGGCACGGGCTACGAGATCAAACACACGCTCGAGGTTCTCGAGGCGGCGCTCGTGGGAACGGATCGCGGCGCGGACGGACGCCGGCACCAGGAGGCGGGGTAA
- a CDS encoding Cdc6/Cdc18 family protein — MDLQERIARRRSAHQGREIVVDRDHLSPVVHRAEPVGRGPVLERLLDEFEPVFDSELPPPIAVDGPAGSGTSAIVTALFDALNERLGESTRTIGTTTRAGSMGPITWFVYVDGRRVESAFAFYRTVLSVLSTESVPASGVGTDEFRERLRDRLDRPNHRAVIALDHHDEPETLSYGRVRDLLEPVDGSVSTVAVGQTVPDRWDDEQPTVSVPDYRHHELVDIVTDRASTGLAAGALAHESARELATWAEGNAHDALAALFGAGVLANAEGSDRLESHHLETARADVPDNGVHLDRALALSETRQRVLLDLIAVDSTDTPIRDVATKIADRSSLTTGTVKRFLYELADRGVIERVPLPANGSGRRPSAVVPRFPTIAFRALGPDSNGDETEADGASEGEAAETPHGDLPDSSP, encoded by the coding sequence ATGGATCTGCAAGAGCGCATCGCTCGACGACGGTCCGCACATCAGGGTCGAGAAATAGTCGTCGATCGCGATCACCTCAGTCCGGTGGTCCACCGCGCGGAACCCGTCGGACGTGGCCCCGTGTTAGAGCGACTGCTCGACGAGTTCGAACCCGTGTTCGACAGCGAACTGCCGCCGCCGATCGCCGTCGACGGTCCGGCGGGGTCGGGAACGTCGGCGATCGTCACCGCGCTGTTCGACGCGCTGAACGAGCGACTCGGCGAATCGACCCGGACGATCGGCACGACGACGCGCGCCGGGAGCATGGGTCCGATCACGTGGTTCGTCTACGTCGACGGCCGACGCGTCGAGAGCGCCTTCGCCTTCTATCGGACCGTGCTATCGGTGCTGTCCACCGAATCCGTTCCCGCGAGCGGCGTCGGTACCGACGAGTTTCGAGAGCGGCTTCGCGATCGACTCGATCGACCGAACCACCGCGCCGTGATCGCTCTCGATCACCACGACGAGCCCGAAACCCTCTCCTACGGACGGGTCCGTGACCTGCTCGAGCCGGTCGACGGGAGCGTCTCGACCGTCGCAGTCGGGCAGACCGTCCCCGATCGGTGGGACGACGAACAGCCCACCGTTTCCGTTCCGGACTACCGCCATCACGAACTCGTCGACATCGTTACCGATCGCGCCTCGACCGGCCTCGCGGCGGGCGCGCTGGCCCACGAATCGGCCCGTGAGCTGGCGACCTGGGCCGAGGGTAACGCTCACGACGCGCTCGCGGCCCTGTTCGGTGCCGGCGTGCTCGCGAACGCAGAGGGAAGCGATCGGCTCGAATCACACCACCTCGAGACGGCTCGAGCCGACGTCCCCGACAACGGCGTACACCTCGATCGGGCGCTCGCCCTCTCGGAAACGCGCCAGCGAGTCCTGCTGGATCTCATCGCCGTCGACTCGACCGACACGCCCATCCGTGACGTCGCGACGAAGATCGCCGATCGCTCCTCGCTGACGACGGGGACGGTCAAACGGTTTCTCTACGAACTCGCTGATCGCGGCGTCATCGAGCGCGTTCCGCTGCCCGCAAACGGGAGCGGCCGGCGGCCCAGCGCTGTCGTCCCGCGATTTCCGACGATCGCGTTTCGCGCGCTGGGACCGGATTCGAACGGAGACGAAACCGAGGCCGACGGTGCGAGCGAGGGCGAAGCGGCGGAGACGCCTCACGGCGACCTTCCAGATTCGTCGCCCTGA
- a CDS encoding DUF368 domain-containing protein, whose product MREFLAVYLKGFSMGAADVVPGVSGGTIALIVGIYDRLIRAITAVDPRAFRPALRVHDPEARAALRTELERMDIPFLIALGLGVATAIVILSRVMHEAATTYPVPTYGFFFGLIAASAIVLYGEVETWTPQRVLISIAAIAIAFLVTGVTTNGTSHGMLIVFIAGAVAICAMILPGVSGAFFLLILGQYEYMTGILSEFVDGLIGLVNGDAFAPVIEAGTVVSVFGVGALIGLFTMAHAVGYALEHYRSATLAFLVSLMVGSLRLPVAEVGRNFDETALGTPIVAVIAGVIGAGAVFVVDWYTDDLEY is encoded by the coding sequence ATGCGTGAATTTCTCGCCGTCTATCTGAAAGGATTCTCGATGGGGGCGGCCGACGTCGTCCCCGGCGTATCGGGTGGGACGATCGCGCTGATCGTCGGCATCTACGATCGACTGATCCGTGCGATCACGGCGGTCGATCCCCGGGCCTTTCGACCGGCCCTGCGGGTTCACGATCCCGAGGCTCGAGCGGCCCTTCGGACCGAACTCGAACGAATGGATATTCCGTTCCTGATCGCGCTCGGATTAGGGGTTGCAACGGCGATCGTGATCCTCTCGCGGGTGATGCACGAGGCGGCGACGACGTATCCGGTGCCGACCTACGGCTTTTTCTTCGGCTTGATCGCGGCGTCGGCGATCGTGCTCTACGGCGAAGTCGAGACCTGGACGCCCCAGCGCGTCCTCATCTCGATCGCCGCAATCGCCATCGCCTTTCTCGTCACGGGCGTAACTACCAACGGGACCTCACACGGAATGCTCATCGTCTTTATCGCCGGCGCGGTCGCGATCTGTGCGATGATCTTGCCGGGCGTCTCAGGTGCCTTCTTCCTCCTCATTCTCGGTCAGTACGAGTACATGACCGGGATCCTGAGCGAGTTCGTCGACGGGCTGATCGGACTGGTCAACGGCGACGCGTTCGCACCCGTGATCGAGGCGGGGACGGTCGTCTCCGTCTTCGGCGTCGGCGCGCTGATCGGCCTGTTCACGATGGCCCACGCGGTGGGCTACGCCCTCGAGCACTACCGATCGGCGACGCTCGCCTTTCTGGTGAGTTTGATGGTCGGGTCGCTTCGGCTCCCGGTCGCAGAAGTCGGCCGGAATTTCGACGAGACCGCACTGGGGACGCCGATCGTCGCCGTCATCGCCGGTGTTATCGGTGCCGGAGCCGTCTTCGTCGTCGACTGGTACACCGACGATCTCGAGTACTGA
- a CDS encoding oligosaccharyl transferase, archaeosortase A system-associated: protein MSTDTERAEEGAETSSSFLETWAKWYHIPVLGAVMLFMFWVRTQSYDRFVTDDGTPALAGVDSWYHWRTLEWTAENYPNTMPYEIWTGFPTGNYVGQFGTLFDQLIVTVAMIVGLGDPSAETLYTVALLAIPAMAALVAVPVFYMGRRLGGTIGGISAIIVLALAPGSFLSRSTVGQLDHHVGEVLFMAIAVLGMMVALRVAEREQPIYELVVDRDWDALRTPTIYSVLAGFALSLYVWAWPSAIVLIGIFGVFFAIQLCLDYLRGISPDHVAFVGAVSLGVTTIITLLLIEEIGFSVSSFGVLQPLTAALVAVGCLFMAWLARTWNERDLDRRYYPLAIGGIAGVAMLVMWLALPDLYSTLIGNLTGRLLPIDPSTSTLTISEAQPPDDFTSYVSDEFGAAFFTMLLGLALLVARPFFGRDYRAEYTLVIVWSLFLISMTATQVRFSYYLVLAVAVVNAAFIADVVRLFDLDLEGGVDSLRQVETYQVIVLLMVVLLLFAPLLPPMAGENATAWDRGENVGPSQDAMHWQESNHWLAENTPEPGNWGGADNASELDYFGTYEYPDGGDYDYPQGAYGVMSWWDYGHLITTQGERIPHSNPFQQNARSSSAFLTAESEEQGELVLDTIAAGESPLDDENALRSNEELEAMAEDATHEEIRYVMIDHAMAGGKFHAITEWTEPDYSHFVTAEDLGDEPLHADNLSEAFGEVPYDNTMLSKLYFDDASGMEHYRTVHENEDAGTAFFVSYAEVYHEQAFQPQTAQQLESMGYENGDVLYVSGGQLAPPGEGNPAVRINRPESQQGALRLQQNPSTVLFDAQRSAAVKTFERVEGATIAGTVDDEDDLLGDDATVHVELELETNADRTFNYTQEVELAADGSFEVTVPYATNDELGVEDGYTNSSVEALGDYTVSVGVPGEEGYEGQLSVPETAVVQGETIDDIEFEQTQLEEPADNESESEVPDDGTDENGSDGNESTGNESDGNESAGNETAGNETAGNETDEAAAEEN, encoded by the coding sequence ATGAGTACGGACACCGAACGCGCTGAGGAAGGGGCCGAAACGTCCTCGTCCTTCCTCGAGACGTGGGCCAAGTGGTATCACATCCCCGTTCTCGGGGCCGTGATGCTGTTTATGTTCTGGGTACGAACCCAGTCGTACGACCGATTCGTCACCGACGACGGAACGCCTGCCCTCGCCGGCGTCGACTCGTGGTACCACTGGCGAACGCTCGAGTGGACCGCCGAGAACTACCCGAATACGATGCCCTACGAGATCTGGACCGGGTTCCCGACGGGCAACTACGTCGGCCAGTTCGGTACGCTGTTCGACCAGCTTATCGTCACCGTTGCGATGATCGTCGGCCTCGGCGATCCGTCGGCGGAAACCCTGTACACCGTCGCGTTGCTCGCGATTCCGGCGATGGCCGCGCTGGTCGCGGTCCCCGTGTTCTACATGGGGCGTCGACTCGGCGGCACGATCGGCGGAATCAGCGCGATCATCGTCCTCGCGCTCGCACCCGGGTCGTTCCTTTCGCGATCGACGGTCGGGCAGCTCGACCACCACGTCGGCGAGGTGCTCTTTATGGCGATCGCCGTCCTCGGGATGATGGTCGCCCTCCGCGTGGCCGAGCGGGAACAGCCGATCTACGAACTGGTCGTCGACCGGGACTGGGACGCGCTCCGCACGCCGACGATCTACAGCGTCCTCGCGGGGTTCGCCCTGTCGCTGTACGTCTGGGCGTGGCCGTCTGCAATCGTTCTCATCGGCATCTTCGGCGTCTTCTTTGCGATCCAGCTCTGTCTCGACTACCTCCGCGGTATCTCCCCGGACCACGTCGCCTTCGTCGGCGCGGTCAGCCTCGGCGTGACCACAATCATTACGCTGCTCCTGATCGAAGAAATCGGATTCAGCGTCTCGAGTTTCGGCGTTCTCCAGCCGCTGACCGCGGCCCTCGTCGCCGTCGGTTGTCTGTTCATGGCCTGGCTCGCCCGCACCTGGAACGAGCGCGACCTCGACCGCCGGTACTACCCCCTCGCGATCGGCGGCATCGCCGGCGTCGCGATGCTCGTCATGTGGCTCGCGCTGCCCGACCTGTACAGTACCCTGATCGGGAACCTCACGGGCCGACTGCTGCCGATCGATCCGAGCACGAGCACGCTCACGATCTCGGAAGCCCAGCCGCCGGACGACTTCACGAGTTACGTCTCCGACGAGTTCGGTGCGGCGTTCTTCACGATGCTCTTGGGACTCGCGCTCCTCGTCGCGCGACCGTTCTTCGGTCGCGACTACCGCGCCGAGTACACGCTGGTCATCGTCTGGTCGCTGTTCCTGATCAGCATGACGGCAACCCAGGTCCGGTTCAGCTACTACCTCGTCCTGGCGGTCGCCGTCGTCAACGCCGCCTTCATCGCCGACGTGGTCCGCCTTTTCGACCTCGACCTCGAGGGCGGCGTCGACTCGCTCCGGCAGGTCGAAACCTACCAGGTCATCGTCCTGTTGATGGTCGTCTTGCTCCTGTTCGCGCCGTTGCTGCCGCCGATGGCCGGCGAAAACGCGACGGCGTGGGACCGCGGCGAGAACGTCGGTCCGAGTCAAGACGCCATGCACTGGCAGGAATCGAACCACTGGCTCGCCGAAAACACGCCCGAACCGGGTAACTGGGGCGGCGCGGACAACGCCAGCGAGCTCGACTACTTCGGCACCTACGAGTATCCCGACGGTGGTGATTACGACTATCCCCAGGGGGCCTACGGCGTGATGTCGTGGTGGGACTACGGTCACCTGATAACGACCCAGGGCGAGCGGATCCCCCACTCGAACCCGTTCCAGCAAAACGCCCGTTCGTCCTCGGCGTTCCTGACCGCCGAGTCCGAAGAGCAAGGCGAGTTGGTCCTCGATACGATCGCCGCCGGCGAGTCGCCGCTCGACGACGAGAACGCCCTGCGCTCGAACGAGGAACTCGAGGCGATGGCCGAGGACGCGACTCACGAGGAGATTCGGTACGTGATGATCGACCACGCGATGGCCGGCGGCAAGTTCCACGCGATCACGGAGTGGACGGAGCCGGACTACAGCCACTTCGTGACGGCGGAGGATCTCGGGGACGAGCCGCTTCACGCGGATAATCTCTCGGAGGCGTTCGGCGAGGTGCCCTACGACAACACGATGTTGTCCAAGCTGTACTTCGACGACGCATCGGGGATGGAACACTACCGGACCGTCCACGAGAACGAAGATGCCGGAACGGCCTTCTTCGTCAGCTACGCGGAAGTGTACCACGAGCAGGCGTTCCAACCACAGACGGCCCAGCAGTTAGAATCGATGGGGTACGAGAACGGCGACGTCCTCTACGTTTCGGGTGGCCAGCTGGCTCCGCCCGGAGAGGGCAATCCCGCGGTCCGGATCAACCGACCGGAGAGCCAGCAGGGGGCGCTCCGGCTCCAACAGAATCCGTCCACCGTCCTTTTCGATGCTCAACGAAGTGCTGCGGTAAAGACCTTCGAGCGCGTCGAGGGGGCGACTATCGCCGGCACCGTCGACGACGAGGACGACTTGCTCGGCGACGACGCAACGGTTCACGTCGAACTCGAACTCGAGACGAACGCCGATCGGACGTTCAACTACACGCAGGAGGTCGAACTCGCCGCGGACGGCTCCTTCGAGGTGACCGTTCCGTACGCGACGAACGATGAACTGGGCGTCGAGGACGGCTACACGAACAGCAGCGTCGAGGCGCTCGGTGACTACACCGTTTCCGTCGGCGTGCCCGGCGAAGAGGGCTACGAGGGACAGCTATCCGTTCCCGAGACGGCGGTGGTCCAGGGCGAGACGATCGACGACATCGAGTTCGAACAGACCCAACTCGAGGAGCCGGCGGACAACGAATCCGAATCGGAGGTTCCGGACGACGGGACGGACGAGAACGGATCCGACGGGAACGAGTCTACCGGAAACGAGTCCGATGGGAACGAGTCCGCCGGCAACGAGACCGCCGGCAACGAAACCGCCGGCAACGAAACCGACGAAGCCGCCGCCGAAGAGAACTGA
- the aglG gene encoding glucosyl-dolichyl phosphate glucuronosyltransferase produces the protein MYVSVVLCTYALDAYDDFREAATSILEQTYDEVELVVVVDGVEAVYERALEDFDGREDVLVHCNDENRGLLASRNRGVELASGDVVAFLDDDAVADETWLESLVDAYEEEHAIAAGGKMTPRWLAGTPEFLPEEFYWLVGVTHRGFADGEGEVRNTFGSNLSFRRDVFRNLGGFDTDIGGRKGEKNLQGGETELCARMQREYGRGVWYVPDATVEHKVFEYRTDPSWLLERAFWQGYSKRAMATLVPDSSDEESEFLGQLLFDSVPDRTRGLVTEPRGERAKQLFALFAFTAAVGVGYLYGLVRYR, from the coding sequence ATGTACGTCTCGGTCGTGCTCTGTACCTACGCCCTCGATGCGTACGACGACTTCCGTGAAGCCGCGACGAGCATCCTCGAGCAGACGTACGACGAGGTCGAACTCGTCGTCGTCGTCGACGGCGTGGAGGCAGTCTACGAGCGCGCACTCGAGGACTTCGACGGGCGTGAGGACGTCCTCGTCCACTGCAACGACGAGAATCGCGGGCTGCTGGCGAGCCGAAATCGCGGCGTCGAACTCGCGAGCGGCGACGTGGTGGCGTTCCTCGACGACGACGCCGTCGCCGACGAGACGTGGCTCGAGTCGCTCGTCGACGCCTACGAGGAGGAGCACGCGATCGCGGCGGGCGGGAAGATGACGCCCCGATGGCTCGCCGGAACGCCGGAGTTCCTCCCCGAAGAGTTCTACTGGCTCGTCGGCGTGACCCACCGCGGATTCGCCGACGGCGAGGGCGAGGTTCGAAACACGTTCGGCTCGAACCTCTCCTTCCGTCGCGACGTGTTCCGGAACCTCGGCGGGTTCGATACGGACATCGGCGGCCGAAAGGGCGAGAAAAACCTGCAGGGCGGGGAGACGGAGCTGTGCGCGCGGATGCAACGCGAGTACGGCCGCGGCGTCTGGTACGTTCCCGACGCGACGGTCGAACACAAGGTCTTCGAGTACCGAACCGATCCGAGCTGGCTGCTCGAGCGCGCGTTCTGGCAGGGCTACTCGAAGCGGGCGATGGCGACGCTCGTGCCGGACTCGAGCGACGAGGAGAGCGAATTTCTCGGTCAACTCCTCTTCGACTCCGTCCCCGACCGAACGCGGGGCCTCGTAACCGAGCCGCGCGGCGAACGGGCGAAGCAACTGTTCGCGCTGTTCGCCTTCACCGCCGCCGTGGGAGTCGGCTATCTGTACGGGCTCGTCCGATACCGATGA